In Setaria italica strain Yugu1 chromosome I, Setaria_italica_v2.0, whole genome shotgun sequence, the genomic window AGATATGTACTGCTTCTCTAAAACATGATAATTGGTGTAAGTTGGAGAACTAGTTGATAAGTGCTGTAGCATTTTGGAAGGACTGTTTGTGcatggttgatttgttgtgCTGTGTTCCTGAAATATATATGCTGAAAATGTGTTTATTTGCACAGTATTCAATTTTACTGATGATGCATTATTTGACTGGAGTCAAAAACCTTGTATATCTTGCTATCTTTTTAATCAAATCTTTTTTGTGCAGTATTGAGGAGTTACAGAGTCTATTGAAAGACAAAGAGGCATATAATGCATTCTTTAATTCACTTGATCAAGTTAAAACCCAGAACAATGTAAGCTATGTTGCATGTATCACCTTTTATACTTGTGATGTTGACATTGCCAGAGTTGTGATCCTTTCTGGATATAACACTACTTTTAATGCTCTTTGGTTCAGTGGTTCCAACAACTAGTGAGGTTCATAGGAGTGCTTATCCTCATTGGCGTTAGTTATCCACACACAACTGGTTATAGAAAATAGTTTTCAAATCTTCATGATCAGTTAATTATGTTGGAGTTGCGAACTCTTGCATActactctctctttttttcattattttttctttacagTCTATCTCCTAGTGTACAATATGATTGAAAGCTTACAGATTTGTAGGTCCTAGTGTTCTAACACCTTAATACCTTATATTTTTCCTCTTCGTCCTCATCCATGTGTTGGTGATGGTTCTGCcactatttatattgtgatGTTAACTGATGTTTATCTATATTAGATTGTTTTGTCTCAATGCCTTTTCTTTGGCATACCCACATAGGAAATTCCTGAAGAGTCTTGCATATTTCCTGACTTGGTGCTCTTTCTTAATGTTCATTCAGGTACATGATGAGCTTAGAAAGGAaaccttgcaacttgcaagtgaGTTATACATTCTGTTTATATAGATAATGGTATTTCAGTTGGTTTCAAAGAAACAATAAGTACTCTTTGATTTGATGAGCTTCAAAATAGATATATGTAACCGGTTCTTTGGTATTGTAAACTACAGGGGAAAATTTAGAAAAGGAGCAGCGGATTTTGGAGCTCCGGAATCAGGTGCAGGACTGTAGCATGTCTTATCAAGAAAGATTGTTAACACTGTAGCCATGCTATTCATTATTAAAACAAATCATCATTGATAGTttaaatttgattaatgccATGATACAAAAACTATGCAAAACTGTTACTAAGTTTTGTTCATATTTTTTCAGCACTTCAACATTTCTTTGCTGATATTTCAGTTGTGTATATGATTTGTACAGTGCACAATAATAAGAACCACAGAACTGGCTGCTGCTCAAGACAGGTTAACTGATTTGGAGAGGCAAAAGGATGATATTATGATGTCCTATTCGCCTGCTGCACTGCTCGACAAGCTCCAAAGTAAGCACTTTGAACagttcacttttttttttaaaaaagcacTTTGAACAGTAGCCTGTACAGTCACTGTATCAGCCGCCTACTTTATCCGAGTTTGGTTACTTTCTGATTTGTAATTGATTGTAATGTACATTGAATGGTGCATCGCCTGCACATATTTGCCAGTTATGCACGGTGTCGTCATGCTAGGATCATGTTACTTCCAAGAACTTCATAAGATCTTACGTCGTATACTCACCACATTGTTGTGTGCTCAGCATCAATGGCAAAGCTGGACGAGGAGTCTGAGGAGCTGCATCAGAAGTTGTTGGAGAAGGACATCGACCTGCCTACCTTTGTGCAGAAGTACAAGAAGCTCCGCACCGCCTACCACAAGCAGGCGCTGCTTCATCTCGCCGGCCAGACCTCACTGCGCTGACATCCGTCCGTAGGCTGTCTTGTTGCATAGACGATCGTGGCGACTTCGTTGTACACCTGCTCGCTCATTCTTGTTCTGCACTCTGCTTGGCCCTGTTTTTGAGTGCAGCGTGTTGTAGGGCTTGAGAAACATAACACGAAGATTGCATGTATAGTTATGTCTGAAACGTTCCCTACGTTGTCGCGCGGTTACCTGCCGAGTGACCAGGTTGGATTTATATGCGGTAATCAAACCCATTgccatttttttaatataaagtGTTCGTGGGTACGTCAGTTTGGGTCTGACCAAAGTCATCGAAACTGCAATTTCTCAGAAATTTGCTTGCACAGTTTCGCACCGGGCAGAAGAATCAAAAGTAAGTTGTCGAGAAGATTCCCAGATGTCGACCAGCAAGTGTGTGTTCATGTTCAGACGAATCTGGGGTAGGCCTGCCGATGGGTATCCATATCCTCTCCTCGAAATCCACACCCATTTCAAATGAGGAGGATATGGGTATaaaattatatacccattaGAAATGGGAAGGATAGGGTATGGGAGGATACAATTAatggatatgtatatatatgtagcataaagttaattatccattggatatgggtgGGATTGGGGAGGGTACGGAGTgaataataattatttggatttgGATATGAACAAGAGTGGGTTTGTCCATACCAATGTACGAAATAGCAGGCTATAGCGGCGCTATAGCGGTTGATGCTAACTGCCGCTACAATAGTGTTGTACTAATTAGCGGGTTATAGTGGGCTATAACGGAGCTATAACGGTTGAGCACAGCTCTGTGCTAAATCCCatagcccgctattttgtacattgaTCCATGTCCTCCCCAGGCCTATCCAGGTGTACGTGTTCTAATAATGTCTTCCAAGACATGTTGTTCCCTTAGCAAAAGTAAACACACAAATATATTATTGGAAATACAATTTATCAGGATAAATCTGCCTATTGTATAAATTAAGAAGAAGAGCTTGGACGGGCCAAGTTAGCTTGAAAATATAAGCAGCAATACAAGCATAATTCCTGAGCATCGATTTCTAAATTTTAACCTCAATTTTCTCTCAAACGGCGAATCCGATTTCAGTTACTTTTAAACCATTAGATTTCTTAGAGTCAAAACTTTATGTGCCTATGGTCCATGTAATACATCGTTGTTCGAAGTGGATTTGCTTAACTGCAGACAATTACGGCACCACTTGCTTAGCTGCATGACATGCGTAATCATGAATCATCCTCTACATAGTAGACCACCAAGACGAGACACGAAGAACTCCACCAAATCCATCTCGTATGGCACAAACCTCCCATGCCGTTTACCAACGTACAGTCTCGGGAAGCAGTCCATGACCTTCTCTATCACCTTCTTCTCGAGGTCGAGGACGAAGACGCCGCCGCTCCTTCCCAGCACGAGCACCGACCCCCTGTCGAACTCATACCACTCCTCCAACCAGTGCTGCAATCCCGGGGGATCCTTTGAGTTCGTCggcaccgccgccattgccatTGGTATGAGGAACACCTGGGTCCGGACCCACGTACGCGTCgtcttctccgccgccgtcttGCTGCATCCAAACGGTCGCGTGCGCGGGGTACATGCAGGCGACCGAGAGCTTGCCGTCCCGGCTGACGTGGAGCAGCGGCGTGCCCCCGGCGCGGACGGGGAGCTTCGCCAGCGAGACGCGCGCCGTGCCGCCCAGCTCCGCGCTGAGCTTGCACAGGCTGTGATCGCCTCGTGGCGCGCCGCGCGTGCTCGCTTTGAGATCGTCGTTGCACAGCCAGTGCACGGCGCcacggtggacggcggcgggtCCCTCGCCGACGAGGGAGAGGCAGCGGCCGTCGAGGCACGCGGTGGGCGCGCCGCCCCAGCCGCGCGTGGCGGCGGAGTACGAGTGGAGGTACCGTTGGTAGCTCCCCTGCCGggtggcgaggaggagcagctgCGAGAACGTGAAGCgcccggacggcggcggcggcggggacgatcCGTCGAgttcgtcgccgtcggcggccgtgATGATGGCGTAGCCGTCGACGCACCAGCGGCTACCGGAGGAGCACTCTAGAGGCGGGAGGACGTGGCGTTCGCAGGTGGTAGGGTTGaagaggccgaggaggagggggctggTGTCTATCACCCGGTCGATGAGGTTGAAGGTCCGGGGCACGAGCTGCATTAggacgacgccgcggcgcgccgccaGGGGCTGGGCGTAGTTGAaggtgccgtcgtcgtcggcgacgaaGGAGGTGAGGGCGCGCTCCGTGGGGCCGAGCGGCGACCCCGGCGCCGGAAGGAAGGTGGGCGGAGAGACGGAGGTGCGCTGCGCCGCCCGCATCTTCGCCATGCTTGGACAATAATCCACCAACCGTTTAGTCCGCCGGCGGAAGAAGCCGAggaggcgcgcgcggtggcCCTGGCCCTGGCCCGGCCAGAGACCGCGGAGGAAGGACCGGTCGGTGAAGAGGCGCAGCCACCGCCGGCACGTCACGGGCGAGCAGGAAGATGTCTTTGACGCCGCCCACGCGGGAGAAGACTTCGTGGAGGAGTTCCTCCGGTAAAGccgcgatgccgccgccgtctgTGCCTGTCGCGCGTCTCTTGGtaacggccgccgccgccgccatgatcGTAAGACCCTGCTGCGTCCGTTCAGGGGTGGAGGAGAATATATAATTTGCATCAAAGGGATTTGTCCTAGGAAATTTGTGAGGAACAAAAACGCCGTCTGGATATCGCGccgaaaaagaaaaactgaTCCGAATCGGTGTCAGTGTGCACGGCAGTCCGATTCGGAAACAGACACCGATTTTGCTCCCGCCGGTTCCCAACCCGCCCTTCTTCTCCATCCCGATCAAAGATGCGGCTCCGAtccgggcgcgcgacgtccttCACCGCCGAGCCATGCCGTCGCAacggcggatccacctcgggcAGCGGCTTcgacgaggcggcgccggcgggtcgTCTACACCTCAAGCGCAAGTCTCCCGTCGAGGTCGAGGCTGCCCCCCGGCCCGCCGCCAAGTCAGGAGGAACAAATCGCCGCCGGTATCTCTCCAGGAGGTCACCGACAACGGAGACGATAGCTCTGACGACGAAGCATCAGTTGCGGAGCTAGGCGTTAAATTGCTCCGGCCCTTATCTCCCACGAGATGAAGCCGCCGCGACGTGGGTTTTGTCAATAATGCAAAGACTTGCATCAACCACTACAACAAGAAGAATCAGGCAAGCTCATTCATCTTGGTCTAGGCGTCTAGCATTGTCAACAATTACTGCATGTAACAAGTTGTTCCTGAGTACTGACAATAACGAAACGTCCGTATTTCGAACTTGCAGGCCAACTTTGTGTACAAGCGTGCACGTGGCAATGGGTTCTTTCTTGTCACGGAGCAAGACGGGAGAGACTACTACCACCAGAATTTTCTTGCTCAAGACAAGAACGGCCACTCCCGGCTCTTCTTTGGTGAGATCAAGGCACACGTTGCTCCTAAGGAGGAGGATGTCACTTGCTGTTGCCCCGTTTCGCCTTCTGATGCAGGTACATCATTTCTGCTTTCCCAAATGATTCATGTATAGTTATTTCACCAGCGCTGCTGCTTCGTCCGCCAGCAGAGGACACATgtgaggagggaggggagataTGGTATTTTCTGCAAAAATAACTGCGGTGGACTGAAACATTTTTAATGCTATTTCTCTAAATCGTTTTTTTTTGGGTGCCATAAAACCAAATTTggcctaaattttatccctttTTTTGTGTTCCAGTTCTTAGCTCCACCACCATCCATTGCATGATGGTTGAATACTTGAATAATATAGGTAGTTTCACTGAATTTTCTTGAGAATTAAACACAATTTTATGTTCTGTGCGAGCCAAGGAAAAATGCAGATAGACCTATTCAGCATTGTAGTGATAGATGCAGTATTATTGTACTGGAATATCCTGAGTCTCATTGGTTACTGGCTATCTTATCTGATTACAGGTGGGAGAAGCATCCGAACCATTGAGGAGGCGCTGAAGCACGTGTACCCGGATTGGGAAACAGTGGGTATGGATTACGAGCATTGCTATGCTTGTCTTCCAAGATTTAAGCACCCAAAAGGATCATGCTACGTCGCAGGAAACTTCGCTGATACTCGACAGTACTGTGGGTTTTTTTAATTGATGTTTTGGGCATACCATCGTTCCTGGTAGAATCAGCTAGCAAAGCACTATTTGGAGTCCAGGATCGATTTTATCTGCTACAGCACCTAAGCATCAATTGCTGAAAGTATTTCTAATGAGGCTTACCATGTGTTTATTGGCATGATATGTTTTGAGTTATTAATGCTTTCAGCAATTCATATTTGAGAAGCAATTTTATAAGGGTGTCTCCAATGGTCTAGCTCAGAGGTAGCTGATCAATTTTTTTACTCATTGAATAGTGCAAAACGCATGAGACTAGCGTGGAGTGAAGATCTAATCTCGCTCACTTTTCGATATAGTTTTCTCTCAGAGCATAACCTTTAACGCTGTGGAGATACATCAACTTTAAGCTAGCAACTGACTTTGAGATATCAACGAAGAAAGTGACGTATTAGACGTTTGGAGAAGATGGAAGTACGTGAGAGATAATCTTTTGTGGGAAATAGTAAAAACATCCCTCGTTTTATGGTGATATATTTGGTAAAATAGAAGAGGCAATTCCCTACGTACCATTAAAAAAGTTCACAATCCCATATTTACCTTAAGAGCCACTACTTGAAATTTTTGTACCCTCCTATGCCACTGCCGTTACTTCCGTTACTCGAAGTCACCGTTAGCGCTATTGAACTTGCCAGAATTTTGTGGGAATAGCCAAAGTGCCCATGGCTCCAAGCCAACAGCTCCTGACGTCTTCAATGGCGATGGTCCCCGGTTGCTTGCAGGTGGGGTGAGGGCACGTGCAGCCGGGAGCCCCAAGCTCCACGGCCCGCGCAGCTGGGCTTGCGGCTCTgcgctgccgtcgccgcgctGCGCTTGCTTCTCTCCCTCACCGTACTCCATTCACGCCTCTCATTGTCTGCGAAAGCCCGAGAGCTTGCTCTCATGGCCGGCGGCActggacggcgaaatcgcctgTTCTCCGACCGGCAGCGAGGTTAGGGAAAGAGAGAGAATGGAGAGTGCGTCTCGTGGCTGCTCACGGGTGGCGGATGGCGACGGAAACGACCGGAGTTCAAGAACGACGGCGGCTCGATCTTCTTGTGACGGCGGCGCTCTAGGAAATTCATCGATGTCTTCATGTGGTTGAGGCTCAGCTCGATGTTGGAGCCGATGGGTGGCATCCAGGCTTCACGCGGTTGGCGAGGGTCCTGCTATGGAGAGGCGATGAGGACTAGCGGGCTGGGTGCGGCTTGGTGAGAGGAagctggaggtggcggcgtcttcgtccggcgagcggcgggtgcGGCGAAGGCCGCTGGCGGCGCTTGCTCCGTCAGGCTCCAAGCCACGGCGGCGCTACGCGAGGTGCGGGCGAGTTGAATAGCGAAGCATGCGGAGGCCAGGAC contains:
- the LOC101784349 gene encoding vacuolar protein-sorting-associated protein 37 homolog 1, which encodes MSWRFPRFGSQQQQTDPNFQDIPTQSWYPPSVVGSSSRPSTPTSSSASPHQRASDHPQSSSRGQPSPAEAAGIIARLKDKSIEELQSLLKDKEAYNAFFNSLDQVKTQNNVHDELRKETLQLARENLEKEQRILELRNQCTIIRTTELAAAQDRLTDLERQKDDIMMSYSPAALLDKLQTSMAKLDEESEELHQKLLEKDIDLPTFVQKYKKLRTAYHKQALLHLAGQTSLR